The Pseudomonas allokribbensis genome has a window encoding:
- a CDS encoding chemotaxis protein CheW, whose amino-acid sequence MSESLTAFELLWQIDQRCRLLAADLPSQPARQDRWSGIGFRLGEHWYVAPMGEVSEVLPEPRFTQLPGVKPWVKGVANLRGRLLPIMDLCGFFGHELSPMRKQRRVLVVEHQDVFAGVLVDEVFGLQHFEQDSFEPVSIRKRQGSKGEFVKGYFRREQNWRVFSLFALAQSPSFMHVAV is encoded by the coding sequence ATGAGCGAGTCGCTGACCGCGTTCGAACTGTTGTGGCAGATCGACCAGCGCTGTCGCCTGCTGGCGGCGGACCTGCCGTCGCAACCGGCGCGCCAGGATCGCTGGAGCGGCATCGGCTTTCGCCTCGGCGAGCACTGGTACGTCGCGCCGATGGGCGAAGTCAGCGAAGTGCTGCCCGAACCGCGTTTCACCCAACTGCCGGGGGTAAAGCCGTGGGTCAAGGGTGTGGCCAATCTGCGCGGGCGGTTGTTGCCGATCATGGACCTGTGCGGATTCTTCGGCCATGAGCTGTCACCCATGCGCAAGCAGCGGCGGGTATTGGTAGTGGAGCATCAGGACGTTTTTGCCGGTGTGCTGGTCGATGAGGTCTTCGGCTTGCAGCACTTCGAGCAAGACAGCTTCGAACCCGTCTCGATCCGTAAACGGCAAGGCTCCAAGGGCGAGTTCGTCAAAGGGTATTTCCGACGCGAGCAGAACTGGCGAGTGTTCAGCCTGTTTGCGCTGGCGCAGTCACCGAGTTTCA